A stretch of the Neptunomonas phycophila genome encodes the following:
- the cysN gene encoding sulfate adenylyltransferase subunit CysN yields MAHVSDLISTDIDQYLKNHENKSLLRFITCGSVDDGKSTLIGRLLYESKMLFEDQLAAVESDSKKFGTQGDDIDFALLVDGLAAEREQGITIDVAYRFFSTDRRKFIVADTPGHEQYTRNMVTGASTADVAILMVDARKGILTQTKRHSYLASLIGIRHVIVAINKMDLVDYSEKTYNQIVEDYTTFSKQLGIENITFIPMSAFKGDNITDPSPKMPWYRGTTLMGYLETVEIDDERMKSTPFRLPVQWVNRPNLDFRGFSGQISGGAVKPGDRIRVLPSGKESTVARIVTLDGDLEEGVAGQSVTITLEDEIDISRGDLLVEASEPAEVAKQFETTIIWMHEEPLLPGRTYLMKVGTKTVSATLTDIKYQVNVNTMEHMAAKKLELNGIGVCTISLDQAIAFDAYSNNQDTGGYILIDRLSNNTVGAGLLNFALRRSQNIVMQHVDVNKEARSTIKQQKPCILWLTGLSGAGKSTIANLVEKKLYSMGHHTYLLDGDNIRHGLNKDLGFTDGDRVENIRRISEIARLMVDAGLIVISAFISPFRSERDMARSMVEDGEFIEVHVNTPLNVAEDRDVKGLYKKARKGELKNFTGIDSPYEAPENPECRLDTTNVTPEECADKVIEYMQERGYI; encoded by the coding sequence CTTGCTATACGAATCAAAAATGTTGTTTGAAGATCAGCTTGCCGCTGTCGAATCAGACTCTAAAAAGTTTGGTACTCAAGGCGACGACATCGACTTCGCACTGCTTGTTGACGGCCTAGCCGCAGAACGCGAGCAAGGGATCACAATCGATGTTGCATACCGCTTCTTCTCGACTGATCGCCGCAAATTTATCGTAGCCGATACTCCAGGGCACGAGCAGTACACGCGCAACATGGTTACTGGTGCATCGACAGCTGATGTCGCTATTTTGATGGTTGATGCTCGCAAAGGCATCCTTACACAAACCAAGCGCCACAGCTATTTAGCGTCATTGATCGGCATTCGCCACGTGATTGTTGCCATCAACAAAATGGACTTGGTTGATTATTCTGAAAAGACCTATAACCAGATCGTAGAAGATTACACCACCTTCTCCAAACAGCTAGGAATTGAGAACATCACCTTTATTCCTATGTCTGCGTTTAAAGGCGATAACATCACTGATCCAAGCCCTAAAATGCCGTGGTATCGCGGTACAACGCTGATGGGTTACCTAGAAACGGTCGAGATTGATGACGAGCGAATGAAAAGCACGCCATTCCGTCTGCCGGTACAGTGGGTTAACCGCCCTAACCTCGACTTCCGAGGCTTCTCCGGCCAAATCTCAGGTGGCGCCGTGAAACCGGGCGATCGCATTCGTGTATTACCTTCGGGTAAAGAGAGCACCGTAGCACGCATAGTTACACTGGATGGCGACCTAGAAGAAGGGGTTGCAGGCCAGTCCGTTACCATCACACTGGAAGACGAGATTGATATCTCCCGCGGTGACCTGCTTGTAGAAGCGTCAGAACCTGCTGAAGTTGCCAAACAATTTGAAACCACCATCATCTGGATGCACGAAGAACCGTTATTGCCCGGTCGAACTTACCTTATGAAGGTCGGCACTAAAACGGTTTCAGCAACGCTAACGGATATTAAGTATCAAGTTAACGTCAACACGATGGAACACATGGCGGCTAAAAAGCTCGAACTCAACGGCATTGGTGTGTGCACCATTAGCTTAGACCAAGCAATCGCGTTCGACGCTTACAGCAACAACCAAGATACGGGCGGTTATATCCTCATCGACCGCCTAAGCAACAACACCGTTGGTGCTGGCTTGCTCAACTTCGCCTTACGTCGCAGCCAAAACATCGTTATGCAACACGTGGATGTGAACAAAGAAGCACGCTCAACCATTAAGCAGCAAAAACCCTGTATCCTTTGGCTAACAGGCTTATCTGGTGCGGGCAAATCAACCATTGCCAACTTAGTTGAGAAAAAGCTCTACAGCATGGGTCACCACACCTATTTGTTAGATGGCGATAACATCCGCCACGGCCTCAATAAAGATCTTGGCTTTACCGATGGCGACCGCGTCGAAAACATCCGTCGTATCTCCGAAATCGCACGCCTTATGGTTGATGCAGGCTTGATCGTAATCAGCGCCTTTATCTCGCCTTTCCGTTCAGAGCGCGACATGGCTCGCAGTATGGTTGAAGACGGTGAGTTCATCGAAGTGCATGTAAATACACCACTAAACGTAGCAGAAGACCGCGACGTAAAGGGCTTGTATAAAAAAGCACGCAAAGGTGAGCTGAAAAACTTTACCGGTATCGATTCACCGTATGAAGCACCAGAGAACCCTGAATGCCGTTTGGACACCACCAACGTCACGCCGGAAGAATGTGCCGATAAGGTGATTGAGTACATGCAAGAACGTGGATATATCTGA